A region from the Cydia amplana chromosome 7, ilCydAmpl1.1, whole genome shotgun sequence genome encodes:
- the LOC134649580 gene encoding uncharacterized protein LOC134649580 isoform X2, which produces MMRRGSMAILGGGEPLIVVEESGAEEEACYRSPVATRGLSIDQESPPDPYHLSPWRDTRKHSLPTPSCTTGPTASQVRRLSERGEGAAREAREAAFLATLSQVQPQPGGRRHSVVTISRVPQALFGRGRRESIAAFPALGRRRDSVKKSTETLGSTHNLQLDIMDDIVQARKVRMRLWNTSSERVCEVQPLDERSPMSGSVRYTNRGRRHSDFVGSPLPPIPARRRASEMPPPPPIPPRSGAGVVCTDTDLHHMLNALTSSSTEIDLCGKPERTRRLADTRSSSFDASTLRDKPPGSGTTWFTRRHQTLATKKKVNEPQKKSKVTFAPDAKQAPGDIAAVVWDQPSGSIVDASALGSAIEVFLRKGGGGDPGVSGTTANTLKETGKSTGARPKVPEPGASRSSGRPGDERWCPTRPEDDEGAQGCDATLCSSLKDLFV; this is translated from the exons ATGATGCGGCGCGGCTCAATGGCCATCCTCGGCGGCGGGGAACCGCTGATAGTGGTGGAAGAGAGCGGCGCGGAAGAAGAGGCCTGTTACCGAAGCCCGGTGGCCACGCGCGGCCTGTCCATCGACCAGGAGTCCCCGCCCGACCCGTACCATCTGTCGCCGTGGCGCGACACCCGCAAGCACTCCCTGCCCACGCCTTCCTGTACAACCGGCCCTACTGCTAGTCAG GTCCGCCGTCTATCAGAACGAGGAGAGGGCGCCGCTCGCGAAGCGCGCGAAGCTGCCTTCCTAGCGACACTGAGCCAGGTCCAGCCACAACCTGGTGGACGTAG ACATTCTGTTGTGACAATATCACGCGTGCCACAAGCGCTGTTCGGGCGAGGTCGCCGCGAGTCCATCGCCGCCTTCCCCGCGCTAGGCCGCCGCCGGGACTCGGTTAAGAAAT CAACCGAAACATTAGGCAGCACCCATAATTTACAACTCGACATCATGGATGACATCGTACAAGCCCGGAAAGTACGCATGCGGCTTTGGAATACCTCTAGTGAACGCGTCTGTGAGGTGCAGCCACTGGACGAACGCTCGCCGATGAGCGGGTCCGTGCGGTACACGAACCGTGGCCGACGGCACTCTGACTTCGTCGGGTCGCCATTGCCGCCTATTCCTGCTCGCCGCCGTGCCTCCGAGATGCCGCCACCGCCCCCCATCCCGCCGCGAAGCGGCGCTGGCGTTGTCTGCACTGACACAGATCTCCATCACATGCTCAATGCGCTCACATCTTCTTCCACTGAAATAGACCTCTGCGGCAAGCCGGAACGAACACGACGATTAGCCGACACGCGCTCTAGCAGCTTCGATGCGTCCACTTTACGAGACAAACCCCCAGGATCAGGCACTACTTGGTTCACGCGACGCCATCAAACCTTGGCGACAAAGAAAAAAGTAAACGAACCACAGAAAAAATCCAAAGTCACTTTTGCACCAGACGCTAAACAAGCCCCGGGGGATATAGCGGCGGTCGTGTGGGATCAGCCGTCTGGTTCGATAGTAGATGCCAGCGCCCTTGGAAGTGCAATCGAAGTGTTTCTCAGGAAGGGTGGAGGAGGAGACCCTGGAGTTTCGGGTACTACGGCCAACACTTTGAAAGAGACAGGAAAAAGTACTGGCGCACGGCCCAAAGTGCCGGAACCAGGAGCATCTCGGTCATCGGGCCGTCCCGGCGACGAACGCTGGTGTCCCACCAGGCCCGAAGACGATGAAGGAGCGCAGGGATGCGATGCAACCCTATGCTCATCATTAAAAGACCTTTTCGTGTAG
- the LOC134649580 gene encoding uncharacterized protein LOC134649580 isoform X1 translates to MMRRGSMAILGGGEPLIVVEESGAEEEACYRSPVATRGLSIDQESPPDPYHLSPWRDTRKHSLPTPSCTTGPTASQVRRLSERGEGAAREAREAAFLATLSQVQPQPGGRRHSVVTISRVPQALFGRGRRESIAAFPALGRRRDSVKKCPPATETLGSTHNLQLDIMDDIVQARKVRMRLWNTSSERVCEVQPLDERSPMSGSVRYTNRGRRHSDFVGSPLPPIPARRRASEMPPPPPIPPRSGAGVVCTDTDLHHMLNALTSSSTEIDLCGKPERTRRLADTRSSSFDASTLRDKPPGSGTTWFTRRHQTLATKKKVNEPQKKSKVTFAPDAKQAPGDIAAVVWDQPSGSIVDASALGSAIEVFLRKGGGGDPGVSGTTANTLKETGKSTGARPKVPEPGASRSSGRPGDERWCPTRPEDDEGAQGCDATLCSSLKDLFV, encoded by the exons ATGATGCGGCGCGGCTCAATGGCCATCCTCGGCGGCGGGGAACCGCTGATAGTGGTGGAAGAGAGCGGCGCGGAAGAAGAGGCCTGTTACCGAAGCCCGGTGGCCACGCGCGGCCTGTCCATCGACCAGGAGTCCCCGCCCGACCCGTACCATCTGTCGCCGTGGCGCGACACCCGCAAGCACTCCCTGCCCACGCCTTCCTGTACAACCGGCCCTACTGCTAGTCAG GTCCGCCGTCTATCAGAACGAGGAGAGGGCGCCGCTCGCGAAGCGCGCGAAGCTGCCTTCCTAGCGACACTGAGCCAGGTCCAGCCACAACCTGGTGGACGTAG ACATTCTGTTGTGACAATATCACGCGTGCCACAAGCGCTGTTCGGGCGAGGTCGCCGCGAGTCCATCGCCGCCTTCCCCGCGCTAGGCCGCCGCCGGGACTCGGTTAAGAAAT GTCCACCAGCAACCGAAACATTAGGCAGCACCCATAATTTACAACTCGACATCATGGATGACATCGTACAAGCCCGGAAAGTACGCATGCGGCTTTGGAATACCTCTAGTGAACGCGTCTGTGAGGTGCAGCCACTGGACGAACGCTCGCCGATGAGCGGGTCCGTGCGGTACACGAACCGTGGCCGACGGCACTCTGACTTCGTCGGGTCGCCATTGCCGCCTATTCCTGCTCGCCGCCGTGCCTCCGAGATGCCGCCACCGCCCCCCATCCCGCCGCGAAGCGGCGCTGGCGTTGTCTGCACTGACACAGATCTCCATCACATGCTCAATGCGCTCACATCTTCTTCCACTGAAATAGACCTCTGCGGCAAGCCGGAACGAACACGACGATTAGCCGACACGCGCTCTAGCAGCTTCGATGCGTCCACTTTACGAGACAAACCCCCAGGATCAGGCACTACTTGGTTCACGCGACGCCATCAAACCTTGGCGACAAAGAAAAAAGTAAACGAACCACAGAAAAAATCCAAAGTCACTTTTGCACCAGACGCTAAACAAGCCCCGGGGGATATAGCGGCGGTCGTGTGGGATCAGCCGTCTGGTTCGATAGTAGATGCCAGCGCCCTTGGAAGTGCAATCGAAGTGTTTCTCAGGAAGGGTGGAGGAGGAGACCCTGGAGTTTCGGGTACTACGGCCAACACTTTGAAAGAGACAGGAAAAAGTACTGGCGCACGGCCCAAAGTGCCGGAACCAGGAGCATCTCGGTCATCGGGCCGTCCCGGCGACGAACGCTGGTGTCCCACCAGGCCCGAAGACGATGAAGGAGCGCAGGGATGCGATGCAACCCTATGCTCATCATTAAAAGACCTTTTCGTGTAG